Within the Sebastes umbrosus isolate fSebUmb1 chromosome 5, fSebUmb1.pri, whole genome shotgun sequence genome, the region ttactTTATATGAagtttctctcacacactcaaaTCACATTACCCATTCAGACGGAGCAGGGCTCTGTATTTGTGCTCTACAACATGAACCAGTTGCAGCTCTTCACACCCCAGACTGTAAAGCCAGACTATGGAACTTTTAGAGAAGAAATAACTCATTCTTCtgcttacaaatgaaaagttgaataaaaataaataaaacgcaCCCTTGCTCAATTCAGTGCACGAGGGGTTTTGCTGCTAGAGCCTTGCTTAGTGGTGTATGGCCAGTAGCTTACGGTGACTGATGCTAGCTGATATTAGCTAAGTTCAAAGTAAATAATgggtctttaatgcacattacTGAGTCAGTTTGACGACTTTATGACTCTTCTCCACTTGTGCAACTGTTACAATAgagcgctccagggatgacgtagttTTGAAGGTCAACCAGGAAGTGAGCACCTCCCCGGTTCCCTCGACAAGAAGCCAATGGGacttttccattgggttttggattattgcagaaaataaactctgtggcaaagaaacgtttatgatacttacacgttttctTCCGTAAGATAATcaccacaaatgaacaccacttttatgatttttgaggcgtaaatgcaatcgccagaagtaaaaagctaacgttacgttaggctaaaatgctaactcatttcctggttttaggactcattcctgtaacaCTCTATTACTTAGCCTTTTAGGTAAACAGTAAGCAACAGTAGCAAAGCAGTAGCTAATGCTAAACCATAGTTTTAGTATTTAGTTGTTTATCATTTAGCTAATACCATCAGTTTAGtatttactgtaggtaataccaGCATTGGCATAATATCATCATTCACTTGTAGTTGCAGTGGCCACTGTTCAGTAAAAGTCACATAGTCTGGCTTCAACAAGTGAAAAATGAGCAATAAATGACGGCTCCATTGTGTTGTCTCCAACAATCTGGTTTTGTTACTGGGTGAGACTTTATCTGCTGGAAGGGAATTGTTCTCTAAGGCATCTGCTACGGCTTGGGCTACTCAAGGAATCCAACGCATGCAGGTGTAGCACAACTTGTTGTTTATATAGCAGCATTTtggttagttagctagctagcttgaaTGTTGCAGGGCACTTGTGTAGAAATTGTTGGAGTGCTTGATGGGTACTACATATCCACTGTTATCACCAAGTGGAACCAagcaatcaataaaaaaaacaagagaacaAAAGGATTTCTGGTTCTACAACAAAAAGTAAATTTCCACTGCAAGAATAGTAAGCTCGCTTACTCTTTGTCGCTGCTATCCAACATAATCATGATTCTTCCTGAACTTTTTAAGTAAAACTGTCTCACTAGCCTGATATAAGCAATTTAACATACATATTGTTGGTTCCAAGAAATCTTCGATTCAAGACtgcacattttatgacatttctgTCACGTTATTGATTCATAAAACTCAATACCTTGTCACGCAACTGCTAGCAACATTTCTTGAAACTGACAGAAGTATGAAACAATTCTACGTCCGGCAGTTTGGGGTACTCCAAAAAACAGACGCCTTGATGTAACGTATTCCCACAGGGCTTGCAGTCTAACCGTCAATCCACTGGTTCGTGCACAAACTAACTGAAAGATTAAAAGTATCAGTTGAAGATTGTAATATTACACTTTATCTGTCTACTTAGTAGACCACTGCACAATCTCTCTCCACGCTGCATAGTACTACACAATCTTTAAAGccacaatgtgtaggatttcgcCCACTTTGCCGAAAGCAACACATAAACTGCACCAATTTCCACCAGGATTGTCCCTGTTTTCTACAAAATTCTAAATTTGAAGGACGCTACAAACGTTACACACTGTGGCTTTAAGCTGCTCCTTACATGTATACTGGCTACTGTATATCTGCCTTTCAATGAGGCTCTGAACAGCGATATTCTGCTCGACACGTCTGGTTCTACACTATAATTCCAATTTCACCAGGACTATGAGGTCAGATTAAAGCGTACTTGGCTTTAGAAGACATTTTCTACCTCTGTTGGAACTTCTTCTGCTATTTTTGTTCATACACTTATTTTCcagctggaaaaaaaggttttggaaAATCTTGATTTTAGTCATACGTCAGTCTTTTTCTAGCCACGCACTGCCAGTAGAATCTCCTATCATCTCCAGCTTCTAGCCAAAAACATTTACTTGTTCATGTGCCTTTTCAGTGTTGCAGTCAAAAACACAGAACTCACTGTATGTCCTCATAAGTGGGAGCATAGTCAAATGATGATAACAAAATCTTCTCTGAGTATGTAGACTTTTGTAAATAAAAAGCTACAAAACACAAGGCTACAGGAGGGTCACTCCAAACCATTTCTCCCTGAAAACTGCCTGAGGAGCCAGCAGAGGATACCCGTACATCCCCTTGTACCACGCCGTTTCCTCTCATTAAATGTTCAACATAACAAATAAcataattattcttattaatttaacaggaTTTTAGGTTTGACAGACATAAAACTCCCATTCATACTACTGGCAGATCAGTGTTATCCTGCTACATGTTCATAATCACATCCCTGACTCAACCGATGAGATAAAGTGTTTCATTAATACTCTTTCTACATAGATGCAACTCTTTAGATGTAATGTAGAGCACAGATGATCTCAAACTTTCATTTGATAAAGGCTTTTGCTCTAGCAACCCACATCAGAGAATATTTTACTTGTCCCAATAATACACTTTTTAGTGTGGTGCTTTTCTATGAATGAATGAGAGTGAAATGGAAGCTAGAACAGGAAAGTGCTATACGAAGGACCACAGACCTCTGGCCCAGAGTCATTAAATGAGATAGGTGCAGGTCACCTTGAAGCACCCGATGCATGTGCACTGATAAGAGCAGTGCAGGCTGGAGGCAGCAGAAATAAGGTGTTGCTGTGCGCTCCTCACAGCTTAGTTCAATTTACACTCTGcatgaaacaaaaaacacatgaatgacATGCAGAAACTACACTCATTAATAACTGAAACTACAGGGCAACCACTCATGACTTTGTGTTGGCTGTAGTTATTTTCCTTGTGGTGGCCTGtgcagttgtgtttttttttttcatgcgaaCAATGCAGAGGTGTAAATTGAGCTTTTAGGACTTCACTGCACAGTCTGGTACAAGTAACCTCTTTTATAGGCGCTGAGAGGGTAGAAGGTGGCCACAACAAACTTCCCATCAAAGGTGCGGCCCGTCAGCAGTCTCTGAGCCTCTTTGGAGTCACCGGAGTTGGCATACTCTACAAACACCTGATGGCCACACACAGGATACATCGATGAATTAGTGCGTGAATGACTGAAAGTATGCGTAACCCCCCGATGTCCACTGGATGCAGCGGCGTGGCGCTCTGGTCGCACCGTGGCTTTCGTTGTGGATCAAAGTCCACTGgaaaggactttttttttgtgtgtttaaaaagcCAATACATTCTCACTCCTAACTCGTCAAGTACCGACAGCTTGGgtagtggccctacgcttcaaactatgacgctgcAGGTACCCCTCGGGTTTTGGAcgttcatctcatctgatcattccaatacacggattattttcacagcaacatggccatctggtaTGAAGCTAAGCGGTGTGTGAGactggtgtgaaaatggtcgtcaaacgccgctttgtttcatgtatgtatcataacaacggcttgtgtATCCgtcgtcctcggtcttccggtttccctttttgaatgacgaatacggATTACAGCgtcctgctggtgtggagagttatttcatctcacacaaGCACAGAACGTGcctgctaactggccgtcggctgtagtctttgcggcgTGTTCGAATGCAACTTCTTGGCCAAGAccaaggcgacgtgaggcgacgcaataGTCTGCCTTCGTCGACGCTGGTTCTTTGATGTctgtttggtgtgtctgggccttaagggAAAGATTGGTtccggttaaaataaataagtttgttacgtaaaataagtatgtttgttatgcaACTTTCGTAAGTGGCGTTAGATAAGtacgtaacaaaactaaaataaaataactcatgttgacttggtttcacatgcgacaggaacagcggtctcctgggtgaaagtcctttgTTTACTCGACCCAACCGTCCATCCCGACCTTCTTCATAAGCAGACTTTCTTGCTCTTTatcaagcgtcggtatttgacgcgtTGAGACTGAAAAACGGATTGAACAAGCATATTGAatatctctttctttttctccttctctctcactcacttgCTACAAACAAGAATAATTTGTTTCGCATGTATATATGTTGAGACGAGGTCACCAACAAATTATGTGTcatgaaatattaatttaaagtCAATTGTCAATAAGCATTTATATACAATCTCAAGTGAATGGGAGTGGATCATTTCCAGCACCAGAGTGGAGTGCCATGCAGCTGCACCCAGTGGACATCGGGGGTAAGTGAGTAAAGGACAGACCACTGTATCAGAGTAGTAAGGGTAATTGTGctattaaagtaaataaacagaataaaactTCTAAAATCATCTTTATAATTATATACCACTttagctaaaaaaaataaagagtatATTGCCCTCTTTTCCTCACATGTTACAAACATTTATAActtattttactgcacaaaaatgtgcaagagttttcataaagttgaaGTCTGCACATCTGAAACACAGTGGAGGTTCTCTATGATTAAAAtagctgtgaaataaatgttatttcttACTCTGAGAATTCCCTATAACTAGTTACGTTTTTAGTTTAACTGAAACATTTCTGAAGGTTGCTGGTTTATAGAACATCAGTCTAACCTGTCCTTTCCCTGGGTTCTCCTTGGGGATGAGCAGAGAAACCACTGAGCCATACTTCTGGCACTCCTCTTTCATGTCCTCAAGGATGTCTGGGAGAAACAAcgacagacattttgacttactTTTACCTCTATACGCTCGGAAGAAACAGGAAATCAACTCATAAATTCAATAAGTCATTTCATAattaaaagacatgaaaaatgCACGGTGTTGTACCTTCATACTCTTCTTCATTGTGCAGATGGCTGTCATCGATCAGGTTGAGCAGACGCAGGACAGGAGTGGGCAGCAGAACCAGGTCCTCAATGTGaggagctgacacacacacacacacacacacacagacacacacacacatacacacacacacacacacatgtaaatatGGTACACTCAGAGATGTGTTAATCTTGGAGGACGGCTCAAATATTGACACATACCAAAGGGAATGCTGAAGAATGGGCTCAGCAGGGCAGTTTCAGCAGTGCATCTTTGCTTCGGGTCATTGAGAAGCATGCTGCAGACACAAAGTAACAAAAGTCCAATGTAACAACAACTATTATAGACAATATTCATCTGCTTACACAGCTAAGCAGGTCAATACACAGTATAGTAAACAGCACAGTAGTCATATAATAGTAGCAGCAGCTATATGTGTGAGAACGTACCTTTTGATGAGATCTCTGAGGTGATAGACAGGGATGGCAGGGCACACCACACTGTTGCTGGCAAAAAGGTGGTCTACAATGGCGGCACTGTTATCCTaaagaagaggaaaacaaattaaaggATACTATTTTTCTCTTGCAACTAAGGTTATGCTCTATTAGACTTTTCCTCATTGATAACAGTTGATTCAAAACTTAGGAAACTTCTACAAACTTCCTTTATTCGTTTCGTAAAGTCCTATAGTGCTACTTTATTCTGGTTTCCTGTTTTATAAATACAGATATATACACCGATATATATatcatagggctgtcaatcgattaaaatattgcaatcaatcgcatgactgtccgtagttaatcgtgattaatcgcacatttgtatcagttcaaaatgtaccttaaatggagatttgtcaagtatttatgacttttcatcaacatgggagtgggcaatgcttgcttaatgcaaatgtatgtatatatttattactggaaatccaataacaacacaaaacaatgacaaatattgtccagaaaccctcacaggtactgcatttagcataaaaaaatacgctcaaatcataacatggcacactcaagtccaacaggcaacaacagctgtcagtgtgtcagtgtgctgacttgactatgacttgcccaaaaaactgcatgtgattatcataaagtgggcatgtctgtaaaggggagactcgtgggtaaccatagaacccattttcattcacatatcttgaggtcagaggtcaaggcacccctttgaaaatgaccattacagtttttcctcgccaaaattttgcgcaagtttagagcgttatttaacctcctttgtgacaaactagtatgacatggttggtaccaatagattccttaggttttctagtttcatatgatgtcaatatcttcttgctttaaaactgatcacTTTgatgaatccgaactaaccctttaaaacaccaaagtcacacaataacacaagcaaactaaccgatcgaggcagcggtagaccaccAACTCACATgctctgcgaggtaaaatgactgtttttgtcaatggagtctggtggctttgaagagagcatagaagTATATAACCGCTTGAATTCCCCGTTGGAGGCTGGTTCCACTTAAAtagatattgattcttttaggtggtaaaaatacattttgctgctgctgcccccatccacagcagtacattgctttgctcccttGCGGGTACTCCTGCCTGCTTCTcgaaactgggggcgtgccgaccgccgtctactgtaggtaatacactgactatggataagtacctcatacaaccccacttcaaaacatccaaactatccctttaagattttaaatgtggaaaatatatataatatggaTAAACAGCAAAAATTTATCATTCTTCCTTGAATCATCAAGTCTGCTGAGTGACTTTTGAATATTTCTAAACAGAATTCGATCTTGCACAGTCAACTTTTTGTACTGTAATGCAACTCTTTAtgtacatttacacattttgaGACCATCTGATCCCATTAAATTGATATTATCAATCCACCCTGAGTAGAGCTTCGTCATACCTTCCACTTCTGCGAGCGGACGGTGTCTTTGAGTTTGATTCCTGAGAACATCTCCAGCAGGATGATGCCCAGGCTCCACATGTCCACGGCAGCCGTGCAACCCGagtccccctccacctccaccccggCCTGAGCGAGGCTGTTCTGAAGCTCAGCCTCTGGAGCGCGATACCCGTCTGTCTGGATGTACTTTACATCCTGGAGGAGGTGAGGCAGGGAGGGAGTTAGGAATACAATAATCGATTATCCCAGCTCCTCTTATATTGACCTTCATATTCCCAGGCACACCCACCTGGTTTCCCTCTCTGAAGCTGAGGCCGAAGTCGATGAGCTTGAAGCACTCGTCGTCAGCACTCCAGAGAATGTTGCGTGGCTTGAGGTCAGCGTGGACGTAGCCTTCCCTGTGAAGGAAGGCGAGAGCCTCCAGGATGTCTCTGGCACAGTGCTGGACGAGCCACATGGAGTGGCCCTGCTCGGGTCTGCCAAAAAATACCACActatgaattagggctgtcacaatatcaggttttcactacacgattatcgtggccaaaagaattcatgataacaatattatcatgatatCTATAGAAACTGCTATtgtaatatttattaaataacaaTTGCAACTGTGCATAACAAGTTGCACTTgtgatttaataattaaaaacttATGAAGAATACGGCCTCCTGCTGTATGAtgatgatttttatttatttttttttttttaatcagcgGAAAACATCTGTCAACAAAACACATGAGCACACATCAGTTCAAAATAGGGGAATTGAACCCGTCATCCTCTGTATGGGAGGcaaatcctttttttatttgttagggatgcaccgataccaatacagGATCGGATATCTGGCTGATACaaactcaaatagctggatcgagTATCGTGACAATGGGGACGATCTATTCTAATCaactgtttatatactatatacattatatgctGGAATTTtcattcctgtttaagttttgaccaatttgctgctgcattaaaaatgtttacacttgaattgtaattccagataattttgaagatttttttaccaagttgctgggatacaatttattattttaataataaataacaattcagtaattttatatctatgtatctatttgtcaggaaagtaatgtttaactCAAGCctaatgttgccttacacattaaagaatgattccagtcacttccacacagtaaggcatacagctcattaattaaacactggtattggattggtactcggtattggcagatacccaaagcccaggtaacgCTATCGGTATCGGCACTGAAAAAGGATCGCTGCATCCCTACTATTTGTACAACATAATGCATAGTGTGGCTAACAGTTTATTAGCTACAAATAGTAAAAAcgaatgcagtctaatacaataATGTTGCAATAAATCCTCCCTCATGAAGGTTATCTGTCAGTGCTTCATTGCGCCATCACTATTGAGCACTTTTTTATGCTTTGAGTAGCACAAATATTCCTCTCCATTGTACTGGGGAGGCAACAGACGTATCAGAGGATGATATTGCAAAACCCGGGCAAATACAACAGAAACTACCTGCAGGCCAAGACAGCACTGGTGAAATAATTCTGTTTAGTTTTTGGTAATTTGAGTGAACAGAGTTTTATTAGTATACAAATAAGtgtgcaaatgcaacacattaaGCACCCAAATCTGTCCATGGTGGATCTGATGCACTGGTAACCTGCCACAAGTCAGAGTTATACTGTATGAGAAGCAGGGACATCACTCACCTCCCACCCTGGGTACCACTGTTGCCCCTCACCAACAGATCAGACACACTGACATCCAAGAGCTCCAGCAGGAGACAGCGGGTGGCAACACCCATACAGCTGTGGTTGGTGAACACGCCGTACAGTGTCACTGAGAGGAGAACAAATCAGTCATTACAAACAGCTCGGCATGCTctattgtatttgtattatgtttaagaaaaaaataaatacaaccctCCTACTAGACATATATACAATTTACTACAGGATAAGGACAGTGACAGTTTTATGTTTATACAATAGGTTCATAGGGCTAACAACTGTCAGCCATGACTATTTTTGCAGAAAAACACTGTGACAAATGTTAAAGCCTGATCTGAAATCAGATCCTGTTTCATGGGTTATCATATGCCGAATTAAAAAGCAGAACATAACTATTGGTAAATGGTCATACACTATATTCTACCAGGTGTATATCACAGATGACAAGCAAGTTCTTGTTAAATTGATGGATTTTTAAATGGAGTTTGGTCTGTTAAAGACAACAGCAGCCTGTACCATGCTTTCTTTCTGTTAGCTCATACTAAGCAATGACATTACATTTGACAAATATAATATAGTTTTTACCGATGTTTTTGTGCCCCTGGATGTCCTCCAGCACGGACCTCTCCTTGTGGTACCCGTAGTCTCCTCCCTGAGTGTCGGCCTGGAACTCCTTGacggcggcggtggcggtggctCTGCCGGAGCTGACCCGGTACACCGAGGCCGAGACGCCCTGGCCGAGCCGCGACTGGACGGTCCAGATCTCACCGAAGATCTCGAACAGGACGGGCTTCATGCTCTGGTCGACGCTGCCTCCCGAGGACGGCTTCATGCTGTCGGGACGAGGCGCTGGTAGCTTGGTGCTGGGCTCGGAGGAGCCGCAGTGAGCCATGGAGacggacaggaggaggagaggaggagaggaggagaggaggagaggagtgagcTAGTTGACAGGTAggagcagctgcaggagcatTGCGAGCAAACCGGGGCTCTCTGTCAAACTACCAGGACGTGTTAACGACTAGACAATCCAGCTACACCTGCAACCTGGTTAAAGCTAAGCACAGACTAACACCTGGGCATATTACACACTACTGTCTGCTCACTGAGGCTGACTAGATCAACTCACACTAGTCTTCTTAACTTAGCTCCTCCACATGGCTAACAAACTAGCCACTGACAACAAACCACTTCCACGACACGCAGGAACATGCTTCCCCCATAATACGGTCTTTGTGTCGACTATAATCCCTTATAAAGTGTTGAGTTTTAACTGCAGTAAAGTTTTAGCCCAGGTTGTGTTGTAGCTCAGTTTGTTGATATTAATCTTACTTCCGGTTCTACTGTTCCTCCCTGCAGGTCTGCTGAGGTGCATCGTGTCCTGCAgtctgccccctgctggtgagGAGTGTGCAGTGATGACTAATGATAACTGCACTGAAAAGACCAAGAGCACTGGACATCAGACAGAAGAGATGCACACCTTGGCACTTGATAAAATTGTAGTTTTCTGTATATTGTGGGCACTGTCCTTGTCAGgtgttttctcctcttttttttgtataaacTCAATAACTATTACCAAAGTAGTAGTACTAAAACTGTCTCGTGCAGCTGGTATGAAATGCTCGCCTTAGTTGCAGCTTTCGCTACACAGTAGCAGGAGTTGGTTGGGCTTGACGTGCCAAGACAGCTTGTACACGACCCAAAGCCTGTCTGGCCTCACGTGGTATGAGACAATAAGTTAGGGGAGAGGACTAACAAACCAACTCCAAAATACACCAGAAGCCAGAAATGGTGGAAGGTTAGGCTTGGGGCCAGCAACCCCAACTTGTAAAAAACCTATATGCTACAGAAACTTTgacaacagaaagacagaatcaAATCCTGGTAGAGGAGGGTTTCTCATCAAGAGGAAATATGACGCTGTGTGATGAAAGCCACAAAGTAGTACTAAAAAGTAAGGTGTGTCCCAAcatttcctctcccctctctaaatgttgtttccattaaaaacttatttttttcatttcaggcTACTagatagggtgaccagatcccaacaaaccaaatgtgggacacaGAGTAtttttgtgtgggacaatgtgggacatgtttccaaggctgagaggtagtctacaattgtgatataatgtctatctaacttaaataataaacatttctattctgccccgtATCTTGTATCATCTCTTTGCTTTGCCTGAATGCATCAatagatcggcacatctctttcacatctcttttttcttgtgagactcacatgaactgtgtcgcttcatgtcgtattcccCAGGTgctaaattgaaaaataactgtaaaatttcacaaaaagcTCTGAGAATTGCCTTCCAGCGGATTATTAGTTTCACAGCCTttgttgttgtagctgctctcccttttctttttggtagtttccatcatattccgcaCCTGCACTTACTTGACCCACATGTgtgcagtttgacagcaaacacctgTGATGACAGCCGTCcatgctttcttcacagccattggataaaagctagatttaaaaaaaaaaagggtgcccttccagtggagaaaacattataaagtgccctctagggtacctttaaatggagaaaacatgataaagtgtcctaTAGGGCGcctttaaatggagaaaacatgataaagtgccctctagggtacatttaaatggagaaaacataataaagtatccaatagggtgcccttccagtggagaaaacacgataaagtgccctctagggtacctttaaatggagaaaacatgataaagtgtcctaTAGGGCGCCTTTAAAtgcagaaaacatgataaagtgtcctatagggtgcccttaaatggagaaaacatgataaagtgtcctaTAGGGCGCCTTTAAAtgcagaaaacatgataaagtgtcctatagggtgcccttaaatggagaaaacatgataaagtgtcctatagggtgcccttaaatggagaaaacatgataaagtgtcctatagggtgcccttaaatggagaaaacatgttaaagtgcccagggtgtccttccagtggagaaaacatgataaagggccctctagggtgccctttcatggagaaaacatgacaaagtgcCCGCTAGAGTtctcttccagtagagaaaatgtaatggttggccttaaaatggaGAAACAATGATGCTGTGCCACAGGCTGCCCTATGCTAGAACATTTTCTCTGCACTGGTGCCCCATCACATGCAACTggtgccctttttatttttccGCGCCTgccccctcagacagcctgagtccgccactgcATACAGGCTATAAATGTATTACATATACATTACACATAATTTATAGTCAGCATATATTTCTCCAATTCCTGCTTCCTCGTATCTTTGCAAATATGCCTTTTCAAGCAGGGGTTTGTATTGAAATATGACTTAACAGTATAGATATTTTTCCGCAGTTGTAGTTGAGAAATGAACTGCCTAAAGTCACTTCTATATGATTTTATCATAGGCTACATTAATAGTATCTCCAGTACCACCGTCACTCCAAGGTAGCTTGTAATTTGTATGGAGCAGGATGATTGTGAATAGGGAAATAGAATAGGATGATGACTGAATTGtacactgatttttttaattgattatatgtatatgtgtttttgtatgtgtgtgtgctgctcgtgcgtatatgtgtat harbors:
- the uhmk1 gene encoding serine/threonine-protein kinase Kist, which produces MAHCGSSEPSTKLPAPRPDSMKPSSGGSVDQSMKPVLFEIFGEIWTVQSRLGQGVSASVYRVSSGRATATAAVKEFQADTQGGDYGYHKERSVLEDIQGHKNIVTLYGVFTNHSCMGVATRCLLLELLDVSVSDLLVRGNSGTQGGRPEQGHSMWLVQHCARDILEALAFLHREGYVHADLKPRNILWSADDECFKLIDFGLSFREGNQDVKYIQTDGYRAPEAELQNSLAQAGVEVEGDSGCTAAVDMWSLGIILLEMFSGIKLKDTVRSQKWKDNSAAIVDHLFASNSVVCPAIPVYHLRDLIKSMLLNDPKQRCTAETALLSPFFSIPFAPHIEDLVLLPTPVLRLLNLIDDSHLHNEEEYEDILEDMKEECQKYGSVVSLLIPKENPGKGQVFVEYANSGDSKEAQRLLTGRTFDGKFVVATFYPLSAYKRGYLYQTVQ